GCTGCACCGTTGCGACGTCATTGACCGATTCGGCCATGAAGCGCGTCAACTCCTGGAAGCGCGTAAAGCGGTCGAGTTCAAGCGGATCGAACTCGGCCTGCCCCTCCTGCGCAACCCGCGCCTGCATCTGGCCTTCAGCCTGGATTTCGATTTCTCGCAACTGGCGGCGCAGACGAATGACGTTTTCGGTCAAGTCGAGCAGCGATCCTTTAAGGTTGCGCATTTCCCCTTCGATACGCGTCCGGGCAATGGCCAGTTCGCCAGCCTCATTGACCAGCCGGTCGACCAGGTCGGCGCGCATGCGCAAGCTACCGTATTGCGCTCCAGCCGCTTCGATTTCGGTGTCTGCCCCTGGATTTCCAGCCGGCATCGCCGTTTCGTCGTCTTCGGGATCGGCATCAGGTTCAGCGAGCAAATGCGCGCCGCGGCGGAATGCATCGACCGTCTGGGCCAGCGCATCGAAACCGGCCTCAAGTTCGTCGAACGGGATCCCATCAGGCGCGTTGGCCTTGAGCGTTTCATCAACCCGGGTTTCCAGCAGATGCGTCAGCTCGCCAAGGTTCATCGCCCCGGCCATGCGGGCATTACCCTTGAAAGTATGCAGCAGGCGGGCAATCGCCTTGGGATGAGCATCGAGTGTCGGGTCGGCACGCCAGGCGCGCAGATGGCTTGCCAGATCGCGCAGTTGGTCGCTGGCCTCTTCGAGGAAAATCGGCAGCAGCTGTTCGTCCAGCGTATCGTTGAGCAAGGGCGCCAACGGAATCGGCGCGCTGGCCGGTGCTGCAGGCGGCATCTCGGCGTGCAGCGGAATGATCTGTGCACTTTGCTGCGGCGGCGCTTCCGGGGTTTCGTCAACGGCTGGCGCAAGGAAGATTTCGTCCAGCGCGACAATCAGTTGCGGCTGTTCATCGGGTGCTTTTTGTGCCGCCAGGCCGGCGAACATTTCTTCGAGCATCATGATGCTCTGACGCACGGTTTCCAGGCCCTCGATGCTGTCCGGCTGGGCCGAACTGTCACGCCGCAGCAAGGCATGTTCGAGGGCGATAGCCAGGTGGTTGAGCGGCATCAGGCCGACCGTGGCTGAAATACCGCCCAGCGTGTGTGCGGCGCGTGTCATTTCAAAGGTTGTCGGCGCATCCGGCGTGGCGTTGAGCGCGGCATGACTATCGATCAGCGTCTGCAGATGGCCGCGTGCTTCTTCGCGGAAAATGTCGTAAAGCGTCGGCGCCGCAGGGGGCGCTGCAATTTCGGCTTTTTCGGGAGTTGACTGCAGCATTTGCTCGTCGGCGACCAGCAAATCCTCCAGCGCCTCGGCCGTAACCTGGAGATGCACATCGGCTTCGGCTTCGGCTTCGGCTTCCAGTATGTCGGTTTCCGGCAGATCAAGCAGGATCGATGGCGCATCGGTTGCGCTATCCGGCACCGGCAATTCAATTTGCTGAACGGCGGAGGTTGCTGCGGTCGACTCGACCGGCAGCGGCAATTCCGGGGCGCTGGCACCACGCAGTTGTGCCGCCATGGCAATCAATCCGGCCGGGTCGGGCAAGGCGCCCTGCCCGCTTTCGAGACAGGCCACCCAGGCGCTGAAAAGGCGATGCTCGTCGGCAATCATCGTGTGCAACGCCGGCGTAACCGGCAGATCCTGTTGCAGCCAGTGATTCAGGGTCTGTTCAAGCGCCCAGGCGGTTTCGCCCAGATCCTTGAGGCCGACCATGCGTCCGCTACCTTTCAGCGTGTGCGTTGAACGACGGATGATGGTCAGCGCGTCGACGTCATTTGCCGCGGCAACCAGTCGCGCGGCCTGCTCGCCGATCGTTTCCAGCACCTGGTTGGCTTCTTCAAGGAAGATGGCCAGCAGTTCGGCATCAATGTCGGCATGACTGGCTTCGGCCAGTTGCAATGTTGCGGCCGAGGGCGGCGGTGCGTCGAGCGTGCCGGACGGCAGGCCAGACAGCGCGGCATCGACGCCACCGCTTTGCAGGGCTTCGAGGGCCAGCTTGGCTGACTCGCCGAGCTCGCGGTCGGCCACCAGGTCGGCATCTTTTTGAATCGATTTGAGGTTCTGCTTGAGCTCGTCCTGCAGATTGAGATCTTCCGGCGATTCACGCAAGGCTTCGACAAGGTTGCGCGTTTCACGGGCTTGCTCGGCGAGTTGGGCTTCAACCGTGGCATGGGGCATTTCTGCCTCGGCCGCCGGGTCGACCGCGGCACCGCCTTTTTGACGACGAACGAAGGCATCGAAATCGGTTTCGCCGTGTTGCAGCGAATCGACGAAGAATCCGAGCAGGGAAAGCTGCTGGGCCAACGCCTCGAAGTCATCGTGTGTCGGTGTTTGATCCGGCGCGGCAAACTGGCGAATGTGTTCGCCGCAGGCTTTCAGACTGTTGACCGCGGCAAAGTGACCCAGCATCGCAAAAGCGCCGCCAATCTGCTTGAGCGGGCCGTCGATCGGTGCAAAATCCAGGCCCTTGGCCGGCTCGCGGAAGAAAACGTCGAGCGCCTGCTCGATCTGTGCCAGATTACTCTGAATTTCCTTGCCGACCTGGCCGATCAGCAGACGCTCCTGCGCCCGCCGTGTCATTTCATCGAGCGCCGGCAGGGCCTGGTCGCCGGCCATCGGTTTGCCGGCAATACAGGCGTACAGCCGGGCGACCATCAAATCGACCTGCTGGGCGAAATCGGTACCCAGGCGGTGGAAACTTTCCTGAGCGTTCTGCAACAGCAGAATCGCGGTCGCAACTTCCATGGCGACCGTATCGTTATGTCGTCCCGGCGCTTCGGAGAGCCAGTTGGCAATGGCCCCCAGACCCTGCCCCAGGCGTTTCAGGTCGGTATAGCCGATGTCCTCGGTCAGCGTCGCGCAGACTCGTGCATGGTCGACAAAACTGGTCAGGCTGCTGGCGCTGCCGGTGCAAAAGCGATTCCACAACTCCTCGGTCGTGGCCAGCGCTTCGCGCAATTTGCGCAACGCGGCATCCTGCGGTTTGGGACCGGCCAGAGGGACGGCCGATGGCAAAAGTGCCGACAAGGCAAAGGTCGATTGCACCTGGGCAATCTGCGGGCTGAGTTCCGCCGGGGCCTGCGCCACGTGATACAGGGCTTCGCGCATCACGCGTTCGGCGATACTGTTCGAGCCTTCGAGCAAACGCCGGATCTGGGCATCGAAATGCGAGCAAAGCTGGCGAGCCGACACATCGGCAGCGACTTCCGGGGCGGCCAGTGCATCAAGGAAAGCCAGCCCGACCCACCAGAACGAACGCGCCGCCGGTGCTTCCTGCAGCGCCTCGACGCCGGCCAGTGCCTGACGCATTTGCTGACGCCCGGCTTCGGCTTCCGCCGGTTTCTTGAGCCAGCTGAGCAGGCCTTTCTGGTAACGCATGCGCTCGGTCTTGAGCGCCGCTTTCAATTCGTCCGGACTGACCGTTGGCGCACCGGCCCAACGCTTGGGCGGCCGCAGGCTGAGATCGGGGTAAAACAGTTCGCTGGCATGGCCAGCCGGCATTCCGCGGGCGGCTTTCAAGGCCTGGCTGACAGGCAGAAGACGCAAAGGCTGGTTCGGTTCGCCAAGCATCAGGTCGTCGAGATATTGCCGCAAGGCCGACAAAGCCTGCCCGATTGCCGTCAAGCAAGCCTGATCGGCAAGCAGACGCCCTTCTTCAAGCCCTTGCAAGAGAAGTTCGAGCGAATCGCTGATCTGCGTGACACCATCCAGGCCGACGATGGCCAGGGCCCCGTGCACCTGGTGCACGTGGGTGCGACAGAATTTGAGCTGGGTGACATCGGTCCCGCCTGCCGACTGGGCCAGCGCCTGCTCGGCACGCTCCAGCGCCAGGTCGATCTCCGCCTTGACCCAGGAGAGCGGGCCCAAATCAAATTCCGTTGCCGCGTTCATGGTATCCCGTGCTGCCTATCAATCGACCTTGAAGCCGGCGACCGAGCCCTTGAGTTCGGAAGCCAGCGCCGTCAGTTCATCCACGGCCTCGGCGGTGCGCTGCGTACCGGCGGTGGTTTGCTCGGTCACCCGCAGAATGTCCTGCATCAGCGTTGCCACGTGCGAGGCCGAATTGGCCTGGGTTTGTGTCGAGCTTGAAATATCCTGAATAAGGTCGGCCAGATCGCGCGACACCTGACCGATTTCGGTCAGCGCCTGACCGGCCGCGTCGGACAGCTTGGCCCCCTCGACCACACCCTGGGTCGATTGCTCCATGGCGGAAACCGCATCCTGCGTATCGGTCTGAATGGTTTTCACAATCGCCGCAATCTGCTTGGTTGCTTCGCCGGAGCGCTCAGCCAGTCGCTGCACTTCTTCCGCCACCACGGTAAAGCCGCGACCGGCATCGCCGGCCGAAGCCGCCTGGATGGCAGCGTTCAAGGCCAGCACGTTGGTCTGTTCGGTAATGTCGGAAATCAGCTCCACGATTTCGCCAATTTCCTGTGAACTTTCGCCAAGGCGCTTGATTCGCTTCGAGGTTTCCTGAATCTGCTTGCGAATTTCGTTCATGCCCTTGATCGAGTCATGTACCGCCTGCGTCCCCTTTTCGGCGGCCATCAGCGACTGGCGCGCAACCTGGGCGGACTGCGTTGCATTGCCGGAAACCTGGCTCATCGAGCTGGCCATTTCCAGTGCCGACTGGCCGACTTCCTGAATTTCAAGCGACTGGCGCTCGGCCGCGCTGAGCAATTCGGCCGAAGTCTGGCGGGCGATTTCAGTCGCTGCCGTGACTCGATTTGCCGCATCGTTGATCCGCCCGACCAGCACGCGCAGTTCTTCAATCGTGTAGTTGATCGAGTCGGCGATGGCGCCGGTAATGTTTTCGCTCACGGTGGCCGTTACGGTCAGATCACCGTCAGCCAGATCGCCCAGTTCGTTCATCAGGCGCAGAATGGCGTCCTGGTTTTCACGATTGGTCTGCTCCGAGGTTTGACGCTGCTGGTCAGCAGCCAGCGCCCGGCGCCCGGTATCGTCGAGATAGACCTTGGCAAGCAGCGCCAGCGTGGCCAACGAGGCGAGCAACAAGATCAGAAGCAAAACAATATAGATCGCCCGTTCGGAAAGGCTGTCCTGATAGCCGCGAGCCAGGTCATCGGTTGCCTTGAGCAGTTCCTCGCTCTCGCGGAAAATCCGCGAACCGGCTTGCTTGGAAAGCACCAGCGGCTGGATGTTGCCCAGAATGCTGGCGATCGCTTCCTGATACTCCTTGAACGCCGTATCGAGCTCGGCCAGTTTGGCCCGGCTTTCCGGATCGTTGCTGCCGGACAGGCGGAGCATGTCGTTGCCCTTGCTCAGGCCTGCCAGAATATCGCGGAAGGCATTGGTATCCTTGCCGAGCAGGAAGGCGACTTCAGGGTTGATTTCATCGCCGACCAGCAAGGCCGAAGCATTCTTGGCGATCCGCTGAGTCAACATCACCAATTGATTGGCGGCCGCAATCTCGCGGGCCGAACTGCCGGCCTGCAACTTGAGGGCGGCCAGTTGATCGGTCAGTTCCAGCATGGCCGGATTCTTGTTGTCGATCGTGGCCACGTTGCGACCAAGCGCAACCAGGCTTTTCTCTTGGGCGATCACCGCCTGGGCGTCCTTGTCCGTCGATACCCAACGCTGGTTCAATGCCTCGATGCCTGCCAGCATCGAACCGGATGAAGCCGGCACATTGACGCCACCGATGTCGCCGCCTTCCGTCAGACGTTGCAGCAACTGGGCAAAGGTTTCGCGCGACTCGGCCAGTTGCGTGAAGGCTGCCGCATTACCCTGCAGCGCCAGGGAAGAGGCTTTGGCCAGTCGCTGCGAGAGCATGCGCATTTCACCGGAGGCGGCGATATAAGCCGTGCCATGGGTCGACTCGCGATTGTCGTGGAAGACCAGCGCCGCAATCACCAGCAGCAGAACCACAAAGACACCGCCCAGTGTCTTCATCTGCTGGACGACCGGCTGCTTGGCGATGAATGCGGGCAACTGCAATTTTGCGGTCAACCCATCATTCGGACGATTAAGGCTATTAGCCATGAAAACTCTCCACTGGGGTCCCGGAAAATCCGGGATCAGAACCCGATATTCATGAAATCTTGATCGACGAGCAGGTCGCGCACCGAAAGCTTGCGCCAGACCTGTCCATTTACATCCGTGTAACGTGCTGCGGCCCAGGCCGGTGCTGCATCATCCGCCGCCGCCAGGGCAAAATTCTCGGGATTTTTCAGCCCCAGCATGCGCGACACGAGCAGCGCAGAGTTGGCCCCGAATTTGGTCCCGACAAGCAAGAGGCGCGCACTGGCATTCTGTGCAGTCGGTGCTCCGCCGCGAAAAGCCGAAAAATCAGTCACTGCATGCAGGTTGCCGCGGATATTGGCGATTCCGGCAAACCACGGCTGCGTCAGCGGCACGCTCATCATGACCGGCGCCTGGACGACTTCACCACTATCGGCAAGGTCGACCAGCCAAGGCTCGTTGCCCGCCTCGACACCCAGCCAGGCAGCCGTTCCCTTGCCCTGTGCGGCCGTTTTGAGACGACCGGACAGGTATTCCTGAAAATCCCTGAGGCTGACTTTCCGGGCCATACCGCTCAGGGCAGGGCCGAGACGCGCTGCAGCAACTCGTCTGCATTGAGCGGCTTGACCAGATAATCCACCGCCCCCTGGCGCAAGCCCCAGATCTTGTCGGTTTCCTGCCCCTTGGAGGTGCAGACGATGATCGGAATGTCCTTGGTTTCATCATCGCGAGTCAGCGTTCGCGTCGCCTGGTAACCGTTCAAGCCGGGCATGACGACATCCATCAGGATCAAATCCGGCTTTTCCGACTTGGCCTTGGCAATGCCTTCTTCGCCGTTTTCGGCAGTAATCACCGAATAACCGGCCTTGACCAGCACGTCGACCGTGAAAAAGCGTTCGGTGGGAGAGTCATCGACAACGAGGATATTCTTGACTGGCATTCTGGTTCTCTGAGCTTACGAAGTGGATTCTGTCGCGGACGGAAAGGCAAATCTGGCGACCGTCTGCAGCAGGCTGTCCTTGGTAAAGGGCTTGGTCAGATATTCGGAAGAGCCGACCATACGGCCGCGAACCCGGTCAAACAGGCCATCCTTTGAAGAAAGCATGATGACCGGGGTGGATTTGTAACGGGGATTTTTCTTGATCAGCGCACAGGTCTGATAGCCATCGAGGCGCGGCATCATGATGTCGCAGAAAATAACGCTGGGCTGGTGATCGGCGACCTTGGCCAGGGCATCGAAACCATCTTCGGCGAGGACAACCTGACAGCCGGCCTGGACGAGAAAAATCTCGGCGCTTCGCCGTATCGTGTTGCTGTCGTCAATGACCATGACCCTGACGCCGCGCAGTGTTGTTAGATCAGCCAATTCCCCGCCCTCTGGCCTGTTATGGAACGTTCATACGTTCTCGGCATCTTACTACGGAAGTCGTAGGTAAACGTAGTCGTCAATTCAGTGTTGCCACATTGTCACAGCGGCGTCCTCACCGTCAGATTCGGATAAAATCGCGGCCATCTTACCGAATCCCCTTCGTGTCTGCCAACGACGCGATCTTCATGACCACAAACACGCCAAAAGCCTCTCTTCTTCCTTCCGTTCTGGTCTTTGCAGCAAGCGACCCTTCGTCGGGCGCAGGTATACAAGCAGACATCATGACGCTGGCCAGCCTCGGCTGCCATCCCTTGACCGCCTTGACCGCCATTACGGTTCAGGACACGGTCGGCGTGCAAAGCGTGCACCCGCTCAGTGCCGAATTGCTTGAGCAGCAGGCCCGCACGGTACTCGAAGACATGCCGGTTGCGGCCTTCAAGATCGGTGTTCTGGCCAGCCTGGAAAACGTTCTGGCCGTCGCCGAAATTGTCGGCGACTACCCGGAAATCCCGCTGATTTTTGATCCGGTCCTGGCATCCGGACGGGGCGATGAATTTTCCGACGAGGAAATCATCACCGCCATGCGCGAAATGCTGTTGCCGCAAACCACGCTGCTGACCCCCAACGCGCCTGAGGCACGCCGCCTGGCCGAAAATCCGGACGATGAAAATGAGCCGTCGATCGAAGTTTGCGCCCAGCGCCTGATCGAAATGGGCGCGCAGTATGTCCTGATTACCGGCACGCACGAAAACACGCCACAGGTCGTCAACACGCTCTACGGCGCCGAAGGCATCATCCGCCGCGACGACTGGGAACGCCTGCCCGGCAGCTATCACGGCTCGGGCTGCACGCTGGCGTCGGCCATTGCCGGCTGCATCGCTGGCGGCGCCAGTGTCGAGGACGCCGTGCGCGACGCCCAGGACTACACCTGGCAAACGCTGGCCAATCCGTTGCGCCCGGGCATGGGGCAATTCATCCCCGACCGCTTTTTCTGGGCCAGAAGCGAAGAAGAACCCGAAGATGCCCCGAAAGCCGGCGATGCCGTCTAAATTGCGTGGCCTGTACGCCATCACCCCCGACCAGACCGATGGCAAACGCTTGCTGGCCGACGTCGAAGCGGCCCTGCGCGGCGCTTGCCGCATCATTCAATACCGCGACAAGACCAGTTCGCCGGCAGAACGCGTGGTGCGCGCCCGGCAACTGCGCGAATTGACGGCAGACCATCAGGCAAAACTGCTGATCAACGACGATCTGGCACTGGCCGTGCTGGTCAAGGCCGATGGCGTTCATCTTGGCGCCGACGACGGCAACCTGGTTGCCGCCCGGGCCATACTCGGACCAGACAAAATCCTGGGTGCCTCTTGTTACGCCAGTCTTGCGCTGGCCCGCACAGCGGCGCAAGCCGGCGCCGACTACGTCGCTTTCGGCGCCGTTTATCCTTCGCCGACCAAACCGAACGCCCCGCTTGCCACGGTCGACCTGTTCCAGCAGGCAAAATCCACGCTGGCCGCTGCCAGCTGCGGCATCGGCGGCATCACGACCGACAACGCCGCCCCCTTGCTGGCCGCCGGCGCCGATCTGCTGGCCGTCATTACCGATCTTTTTTCCGCGCCGGACATCACCGCCCGCGCCGCCGCCTATCAACGTCTTTTCGAGGAATCCAAGGCATGACCTCTCGCAACCAGCAACTTTTCGAACGCGCCCAGCGCCACATTCCCGGCGGCGTCAATTCACCGGTGCGCGCCTTCCGCTCGGTCGGTGGCACGCCGCTGTTTTTCCAGAAGGGCATTGGCCCGAAGGTGCAGGATGCGGACGGCAAGTGGTACACCGACTACGTCGGCTCGTGGGGCCCGATGATCCTCGGCCACGCCCACCCCGATGTGATTGCCGCCGTCCAGGCCGCCGTGGTCGATGGCCTGTCCTTCGGCGCACCGACCGAGAAGGAAGTCGATATCGCCGATCTGCTGTGCGAACTGGTGCCATCCATGGACATGGTGCGCCTCGTTTCCTCCGGCACCGAAGCTACGATGAGCGCCATCCGCCTGGCCCGCGGCTACACCGGGCGCGACATCCTGATTAAGTTCGAGGGCTGCTACCACGGCCATTCCGACGGCCTGCTGGTCAAGGCCGGCTCCGGCCTGCTGACCTTCGGCAACCCGTCGTCGAGCGGCGTGCCAGCCGGCACCGCTGAAACGACCATGGTGCTGACTTACAACGACCCGCAGGAACTGGCCGACGCCTTCGCCAAGCATGGCGACAAGATCGCCGCCGTGATCGTCGAGCCGGTGGTCGGCAACATGAACCTGATCGCCCCGACGCCGGAATTCCTCAAAGCCATGCGCGAGCTGTGCACCAAGAACGGCTCCGTGCTGATTTTTGACGAAGTGATGACCGGCTTCCGCGTCGGCCTGAAGAGCGCCCAAGGCCTGTTCGGCATCACGCCCGACCTGTCCACTTTCGGCAAGGTGGTCGGCGGTGGCATGCCGCTGGGTGCTTTCGGCGGCAAGCGCGAAATCATGGAAAAAATCGCCCCGCTCGGCCCGGTCTATCAAGCCGGCACCTTGTCCGGCAACCCGATCGCCACGGCCGCCGGCCTGGCCACGCTCAAACTAATTCAGGAAAACGGCTTTTACGAAGCGTTGACCGCAAAAACCAAGGCCCTGTGCGACGGCCTGGTCGGCGCAGCGAAAAAACATGGCATCGCCTTTGCCGCCCAGAACGTCGGCGGCATGTTCGGCCTCTATTTTGCCGAGAAGTGCCCGGGCACCTACGACGAAGTCCTGGCCTGCGACAAGGAAGCCTTCAACCGCTTCTTCCACGCCATGCTCGACGCTGGTCATTACTTTGCACCGTCGGCCTTCGAAGCCGGTTTCGTCTCGGCAGCGCACAGCCAAGCCGACATTGCCGCCACGATTGCGGCCGCTGACGCCTGGTTTGCCACGCAAAAATGAGCCCAACCCAAGCCTGGCTCATTCTTTTCGTCGCCGGCCTGTGCGAAGTGGGCTGGGCGGTCGGCCTGAAATATACCGAGGGATTCAGCCGGCTCTGGCCCTCGGCGGCGACCGTGCTGGCCATGGTCGCCAGCGTCGTGCTGCTCAGTTGGTCATTGAAGGTTTTGCCGCTCGGCACGGCCTATGCGATCTGGACCGGCATCGGCGCGGTCGGCACGGCGATTCTGGGTATCTACCTGTTTGGCGAATCACGGGAAGCGGCGCGGCTGGCCAGTATCGGCCTGATTGTGGCCGGCATTGTCGGCCTCAAGCTGCTGACGCCGGACTCACATTAGGAATAGCGTCGCCAGACCGAGGAAGATGAAGAAACCGCCCGAATCGGTCAGGGCGGTAATCATCACCGACCCGCCAATGGCCGGGTCGGCGCCGAATTTCTGACGCAGCAACGGAATTCCCACCCCGGCGGACGCAGCCAGCAGCAAATTCAGCGTCATCGCTGCCGTCATCACCAGACCCAGCTTGAAGCTGCCGTACAACCACCAGGCTGAAATCCCCAGCAGGCCGCCCCAGATCAGGCCGTTGATCGTTGCCACGCCGAGCTCCTTGCGCAGCAGGCGACGCATCGCATCCGGCTGCACCTGGCCCATGGCAATCGCCCGGACAATCATCGTGATCGTCTGGTTGCCCGAGTTGCCGCCGATCCCGGCAACAATTGGCATCAGTGCAGCCAGTGCCACGAGTTTCTCGATCGAATCTTCAAAAGCGCCAATCACGCGCGAGGCGATAAAGGCGGTAACCAGATTGATCGCCAGCCAGGCCCAGCGGTTTTTCACCGAATCCCAGACCGAAGCAAAGATATCTTCCTCTTCACGCAGACCGGCCTGCGCCAGTTGCTCGCTCTCGGCCTCTTCGCGGATGAAGTCCACCACCGCATTGACGGTCACGCGGCCAACCAGCCGTCCTTCCGGATCGACGACCGGGGCCGACACCAGATCGTAGCGTTCGAACGCCTTGGCGGCTTCGTCGGCCAGATCGTCCGGTTCAAGTTCGACAAAGTCGGTCTGCATCAAGGCGCCGACTTCGACCTCGACTTCATTGACCAGCAGGATATTCAACGGCAACACGCCTTTCAGGCGTTCGTCGCGGTCGACCACGAAAAGTTGGTCGGTATGGTCGGGAAGTTCGTCGAAACGGCGCAGATAACGCAAAACCACTTCAAGCGAAACATCTTCGCGCACCGTGACCATGTCAAAATCCATGATCGAGCCGACCGACTCCTCCGGGTACGACATGGCGGCGCGCAACTGCTCGCGCTCTTCGACCGACAAGCCGCGGAAAACGTCGTCGATAACCCCTTGCGGCAGGTCGGGCGCCAGGTCGGCAAGCTCGTCGGCATCCAGCGTTTCAGCCGCCGCGACCAGCTCGGTCCGCTCCATCGAGTCGATCAGCGTTTCGCGAACGGCATCCGAGACTTCGAGCAGGATTTCGCCTTCGCGCTCGGCCTTGACCAGATCCCAGGCAATCAAGCGCTCATCGAGCGGCAAAGCTTCCAGAATGTAGGCAATGTCGGCCGGGTGCATCGGCTCAAGCTTGTGCTGCAGCTCGTTCAGATGCTGCTTGTGCACCATGTCCTCGACCAGGTCGTGGCGTGGCCCTTCCTGGCGATGCACCAACTCTTCGACCAATTTATGCCGCGCGAGCAGGGTCTGCACCTCGGCGAGGCGCTCCTGCAAGTCTTCGGTATCGGTCAGTTGGGCTTCTTCGCTCATGGTGCGCTGCGGCAAAAGGTGCGCCATTTTAGCACCGGGCGGATGTCAGGGTTTTGACAAAATAACTGCGGAAAACCCTTAATTTGCAGCGTTCAGGGCACTTCGGCGCCCGGCATGCGCGCCAGGATGATGCCGGTCTTGCGTCCCAGGCCGGATGCCCCGCGATTTTTGTCGTAATAACGCGGATTGGGCACCATCCCGGCCAGCCGGGCAGCCTGTTCCGGCCCGAGCTGGGCGGCGCCGACATTGAAATAATGCCGGGCGGCGGCCTCGGCACCGAAAACCCCGTTGCCCCACTCGATCACGTTGAGATAGACCTCGAAAATCCGCCGCTTGCTCCACAGATTTTCCAGCATCAAGGTAATGATCGCCTCTTCGGCTTTGCGAAAATACGATTTGCTCGGCGTCAGGAAAAGATTCTTGGCCAGTTGCTGGCTAATGGTCGAGCCACCGGCCACGAAACGACCTTTCTTCTGGTTCTTTTCCATGGCTTTCTGGATACCTTCCCAGTCGAAGCCTTCATGATCGACGAACTTGGCATCTTCGGCTGCGATAATCGCCCGTTTCAGATGAATTGAAATCCGTTCATAAGGCACCCATTCCTTCTTCAGCACGGCATCGGGTTTGTTGACGCGCAACTCGGCCAGACGGATGTCCATGAAGCGGGTTGTACCGGGATTCGCCCAGCCCCAGAACAGCACCCAACCCAACAACCATAGTTGCCAGACGAGAAACAAGCCGAGCAGGCCGAGCAGCGCCCATTTGAGCCCGCGGCCCAGGGCTTTCATGCGCCGAGTTTCGCCCGCAAGTCGGCCAGCACAACGCCGGTTTCAGGACGCACGCCGCGCCAGATGAAGAAAGCCTCGGCTGCCTGTTCGACCAGCATGCCCAGGCCGTCCACGCAGCTGGCTGCGCCCTGCTCGCGCGCCAGTTTCAAGAACGGGGTTTCGCCTTTGCCATACATCATGTCGTAGGCCAGTGCGCCGGCCGCAAAAACACCGGCGGGCAGGGGCAGGCTTTCACCAGACAAACTGGCCGATGTTGCATTGATCACCACATCGAATTGCCGCCCGTCGATTTCGGCAAAACTACCGCCGTCGACCGCGGCAAGCGCAGAAAAACTGCCGGCCAGGGCCACCGCCTTGTCGGCGCTGCGGTTGGCGATGAACAGGCTGGCTGGCCCACTCGCCAGAATCGGGGCAATCACGCCACGCGAAGCGCCACCGGCCCCCAATAGCAGAACACGCTTGCCGGCCAGTGGCAGGCCGGCATTGCATTCGATGTCGCGCACCAGACCGGCGCCATCGGTATTGTCGCCATGGATCTCAGCGCCCTTGAAAATCAGCGTGTTGACCGCCCCGGCGCGCTGCGCCCGATCGCTCAACCGGGTACTCAGGCGGAAAGCCTCTTCCTTGAAGGGCACCGTGACATTGGCGCCCTTGCCGCCACTGGCGACAAATGCGGAAATTGCCTCGGCAAAGCCGTCGACCGCAGCAAGACGTGCCTCGTAGTGCAAATCCTGGGCACAAGCCTGGGCAAAACGCGTGTGGATGTCAGGCGACCGGGAATGGGCAATCGGATTGCCGAATACGGCGTAGAGATCGGTCATTTGGCAGAAAGTTGATCGCCCTGGGTGAAGTACCAGGTGCGGGTGATTTCGAGAACATCGGTATCGCGCCGAATATCGGGCGGAAACGGCGAATAGGGCCCGGCCATCTGGACGATCCGCCGCGCCGCATCGTCCAGCATCTTGTGGCCGGACG
The sequence above is drawn from the Dechloromonas sp. TW-R-39-2 genome and encodes:
- a CDS encoding Hpt domain-containing protein, producing the protein MGPLSWVKAEIDLALERAEQALAQSAGGTDVTQLKFCRTHVHQVHGALAIVGLDGVTQISDSLELLLQGLEEGRLLADQACLTAIGQALSALRQYLDDLMLGEPNQPLRLLPVSQALKAARGMPAGHASELFYPDLSLRPPKRWAGAPTVSPDELKAALKTERMRYQKGLLSWLKKPAEAEAGRQQMRQALAGVEALQEAPAARSFWWVGLAFLDALAAPEVAADVSARQLCSHFDAQIRRLLEGSNSIAERVMREALYHVAQAPAELSPQIAQVQSTFALSALLPSAVPLAGPKPQDAALRKLREALATTEELWNRFCTGSASSLTSFVDHARVCATLTEDIGYTDLKRLGQGLGAIANWLSEAPGRHNDTVAMEVATAILLLQNAQESFHRLGTDFAQQVDLMVARLYACIAGKPMAGDQALPALDEMTRRAQERLLIGQVGKEIQSNLAQIEQALDVFFREPAKGLDFAPIDGPLKQIGGAFAMLGHFAAVNSLKACGEHIRQFAAPDQTPTHDDFEALAQQLSLLGFFVDSLQHGETDFDAFVRRQKGGAAVDPAAEAEMPHATVEAQLAEQARETRNLVEALRESPEDLNLQDELKQNLKSIQKDADLVADRELGESAKLALEALQSGGVDAALSGLPSGTLDAPPPSAATLQLAEASHADIDAELLAIFLEEANQVLETIGEQAARLVAAANDVDALTIIRRSTHTLKGSGRMVGLKDLGETAWALEQTLNHWLQQDLPVTPALHTMIADEHRLFSAWVACLESGQGALPDPAGLIAMAAQLRGASAPELPLPVESTAATSAVQQIELPVPDSATDAPSILLDLPETDILEAEAEAEADVHLQVTAEALEDLLVADEQMLQSTPEKAEIAAPPAAPTLYDIFREEARGHLQTLIDSHAALNATPDAPTTFEMTRAAHTLGGISATVGLMPLNHLAIALEHALLRRDSSAQPDSIEGLETVRQSIMMLEEMFAGLAAQKAPDEQPQLIVALDEIFLAPAVDETPEAPPQQSAQIIPLHAEMPPAAPASAPIPLAPLLNDTLDEQLLPIFLEEASDQLRDLASHLRAWRADPTLDAHPKAIARLLHTFKGNARMAGAMNLGELTHLLETRVDETLKANAPDGIPFDELEAGFDALAQTVDAFRRGAHLLAEPDADPEDDETAMPAGNPGADTEIEAAGAQYGSLRMRADLVDRLVNEAGELAIARTRIEGEMRNLKGSLLDLTENVIRLRRQLREIEIQAEGQMQARVAQEGQAEFDPLELDRFTRFQELTRFMAESVNDVATVQQNLLKNLDDANAAIIAQSRLNRSLQQELMAVRMIPFASQSERLYRIVRQTAKEVGKRANLDIADGQVDIDRSVLDKMLAPLEHMLRNAVTHGIESREQRLAAGKSEIGEITLKLAQEGNEIILTLADDGKGLDHQLIRARAEAMGLLAPDAAVDAAQLHDFIFHPGFSTAAELSQLAGRGVGMDVVKTEVTALGGRIETLSQPGAGSTFRIYLPLTLAMAQTLLVRAGAQRYAVPSTMIEQVLELKEKGLTALRENGEAEWQGNRYPFHFLPHLLGDAAAVPEAHRQYWVLLLRSGTQRVAVLVDELKGNQEVVVKNIGAQLARVVGISGATVLGDGQVVLILNPVALAARTPLATPQTTTPAEAAPVASGATLPTVMVVDDSLTVRKITSRLLLREGYQVVLAKDGVDALEKLLDVQPDVVLSDIEMPRMDGFDLLRNIRADEQYKHLPVIMITSRTADKHRNYALEIGANHYLGKPYDEDELLGLVAGYCKKAG